Sequence from the Schaalia sp. 19OD2882 genome:
GTGACAGCGGATTCGCTCTCCAGCGCCTGGATCCAGGCCGTGGAAAACCTGGATGCAAGTACCCTCCGACCTGCGGCAAGGGCCTTCCTCCACTCGGCCAGGCCCCTCGGTGACATCGACGGGACGATCCTCGTGGCCGTGCCCCACGTGACCGCCAAGAAGAAGATCGAAGAGGTTGCCGACACGGTCGACGCCGCCCTGTCCTTGGCGCTGGGTCGCACCGTGCGCACCGCCTTGACCGTCGACCCGACCATCACCCCTCCCGAACCTGCTGCCGACCCCTTCGACGACCACTCCTCCTTGCCGATCGACACGATCCCACGCAACGCCCAGGCGCCCTCGTCCCTTGCGGCCCCACCGGTCAACTCCGATGACACGACCACCCACCTCAACCCGAAGTTCACCTTCGACAACTTCGTGACCGGCGCGTCGAATCGTTTCGCCCACGCAGCCGCCTTCGCCGTGTCCGAGAGCCCCGGCATGGCCTTCAACCCCCTGTTCATCTACGGGGACTCGGGCCTGGGCAAGACCCACCTGCTGCACGCCATCGGCGACTATGCGCGCTCCCTGTTCCCCCACCTGCGGGTGCGTTACGTGAACTCCGAGGAGTTCACCAACGACTTCATCAACTCCATCCGCGAGGACCGTGCCGAAGAGTTCCAGCGCCGCTACCGAGAGATCGACGTGCTGCTCATCGATGACATCCAGTTCATCCAGGGCAAGGAACAAACGGTCGAGGAGTTCTTCCACACCTTCAACACCCTGTACAACGCCAGCAAGCAGGTGGTCCTGACCTCCGACATGCCGCCGCGTGAACTCTCCGGCATCGAGGACCGCCTGCGTTCACGCTTCGCGGCCGGCCTTCTGGTCGACGTCCAGCCGCCGGACCTGGAGACACGCATCGCGATCCTCCAGAAGAAGGCCGCGGCCGACCAGTTGGAGATCGACCCCGCGGTCCTGGAGTTCATCGCCTCACGCATCTCCTCCAACATCCGCGAACTCGAGGGGGCCCTCGTCCGCGTCATCGCCTTTGCGAACCTGTCGAATGAACGCATCGACCTGGCCCTGGCGGAGATGCTGCTCAAGGACTTCATCTCCGACCCTCAGGACACCGAGATCACCGCACCCCTCATCATGGGCCAGGTCGCCGCCTACTTCGGGGTGACCATCGACCAGCTGTGCTCGCAGGAGCGTTCACGCACCGTCGTCGAGGCCCGCCAGATCGCCATGTACCTGTGCCGAGAGCTCACCGAGCTCTCCCTGCCGAAGATCGGTTCGGCTTTCGGCGGTCGCGACCACACGACGGTCATGCACGCCAACAAGAAGATCCAGTCCCAGATGGCCGGCAAGCGCGAGACCTTCAACCACGTCCAGGAGCTCACCACTCGCATCAAGCAGAAGGCTCGCGAGGCCTGAGACCCGCCCTCGCGCCCACCGCCACCGCGCCGTCAAC
This genomic interval carries:
- the dnaA gene encoding chromosomal replication initiator protein DnaA, which gives rise to MTADSLSSAWIQAVENLDASTLRPAARAFLHSARPLGDIDGTILVAVPHVTAKKKIEEVADTVDAALSLALGRTVRTALTVDPTITPPEPAADPFDDHSSLPIDTIPRNAQAPSSLAAPPVNSDDTTTHLNPKFTFDNFVTGASNRFAHAAAFAVSESPGMAFNPLFIYGDSGLGKTHLLHAIGDYARSLFPHLRVRYVNSEEFTNDFINSIREDRAEEFQRRYREIDVLLIDDIQFIQGKEQTVEEFFHTFNTLYNASKQVVLTSDMPPRELSGIEDRLRSRFAAGLLVDVQPPDLETRIAILQKKAAADQLEIDPAVLEFIASRISSNIRELEGALVRVIAFANLSNERIDLALAEMLLKDFISDPQDTEITAPLIMGQVAAYFGVTIDQLCSQERSRTVVEARQIAMYLCRELTELSLPKIGSAFGGRDHTTVMHANKKIQSQMAGKRETFNHVQELTTRIKQKAREA